From a single Ornithodoros turicata isolate Travis chromosome 8, ASM3712646v1, whole genome shotgun sequence genomic region:
- the LOC135365978 gene encoding rho-related GTP-binding protein RhoN-like isoform X3 produces the protein MGLAKSSRGRYDVARASSLGDVRHEGPTTTEECPVKVVLVGDTRCGKTSLAARFITDGFTELYTPTGFERYSTSYDVGEQRINYSVWDTSGASGYDNVRPLVYVDTSVFLLCFDVGCPESLENVTKKWHPEVKKHCPSAAVVLVGCKSDARLKPRVPCVSPDEALEATEMLGAAAYVETSARCAPRSVRDAWRTAALAALGRLHQKTASSQTLGRNTRVSHEKHKNCVLM, from the exons ATGGGTTTGGCCAAGTCGTCGCGTGGTCGCTACGACGTCGCTAGGGCTTCGTCGCTTGGGGACGTCAGACAC GAGGGACCGACGACAACTGAAGAATGTCCAGTGAAAGTGGTCTTGGTGGGAGACACCCGATGCGGGAAGACTTCTCTCGCAGCGCGATTTATCACGGACGGATTCACAGAG TTGTACACACCAACAGGATTCGAGCGCTATTCCACCTCCTATGACGTTGGGGAACAGCGCATCAACTACTCCGTTTGGGACACGTCAG GTGCATCAGGGTACGACAACGTGCGGCCTCTAGTGTACGTAGACACTAGTGTCTTCCTTCTCTGCTTCGATGTGGGTTGTCCTGAGTCCCTAGAAAATGTCACCAAAAAG TGGCACCCAGAAGTGAAGAAGCATTGCCCTTCGGCTGCCGTTGTCCTGGTGGGATGCAAGAGCGATGCGCGTCTGAAGCCCCGTGTACCTTGCGTCAGTCCAGACGAGGCACTCGAGGCGACAGAAATGTTAGGTGCCGCCGCCTACGTGGAAACGAGTGCCCGATGTGCCCCTCGTAGCGTCAGGGACGCTTGGCGCACTGCCGCTCTAGCAGCTCTTGGAAGGCTACACCAGAAGACAGCTTCGTCTCAAACGCTGGGCAGGAACACAAGAGTCAGCCATGAGAAGCACAAAAATTGTGTCCTCATGTGA
- the LOC135365978 gene encoding rho-related GTP-binding protein RhoN-like isoform X2 produces the protein MTAKTATVCRSRSMLNNVGVLLLSLEGPTTTEECPVKVVLVGDTRCGKTSLAARFITDGFTELYTPTGFERYSTSYDVGEQRINYSVWDTSGASGYDNVRPLVYVDTSVFLLCFDVGCPESLENVTKKWHPEVKKHCPSAAVVLVGCKSDARLKPRVPCVSPDEALEATEMLGAAAYVETSARCAPRSVRDAWRTAALAALGRLHQKTASSQTLGRNTRVSHEKHKNCVLM, from the exons ATGACCGCGAAGACAGCGACTGTTTGCCGGTCAAGATCCATGTTGAACAATGTGGGAGTCTTGCTTCTGTCCCTG GAGGGACCGACGACAACTGAAGAATGTCCAGTGAAAGTGGTCTTGGTGGGAGACACCCGATGCGGGAAGACTTCTCTCGCAGCGCGATTTATCACGGACGGATTCACAGAG TTGTACACACCAACAGGATTCGAGCGCTATTCCACCTCCTATGACGTTGGGGAACAGCGCATCAACTACTCCGTTTGGGACACGTCAG GTGCATCAGGGTACGACAACGTGCGGCCTCTAGTGTACGTAGACACTAGTGTCTTCCTTCTCTGCTTCGATGTGGGTTGTCCTGAGTCCCTAGAAAATGTCACCAAAAAG TGGCACCCAGAAGTGAAGAAGCATTGCCCTTCGGCTGCCGTTGTCCTGGTGGGATGCAAGAGCGATGCGCGTCTGAAGCCCCGTGTACCTTGCGTCAGTCCAGACGAGGCACTCGAGGCGACAGAAATGTTAGGTGCCGCCGCCTACGTGGAAACGAGTGCCCGATGTGCCCCTCGTAGCGTCAGGGACGCTTGGCGCACTGCCGCTCTAGCAGCTCTTGGAAGGCTACACCAGAAGACAGCTTCGTCTCAAACGCTGGGCAGGAACACAAGAGTCAGCCATGAGAAGCACAAAAATTGTGTCCTCATGTGA
- the LOC135365978 gene encoding rho-related GTP-binding protein RhoN-like isoform X1: MTAKTATVCRSRSMLNNVGVLLLSLEQVLATEASSQECGLHVAEGEGPTTTEECPVKVVLVGDTRCGKTSLAARFITDGFTELYTPTGFERYSTSYDVGEQRINYSVWDTSGASGYDNVRPLVYVDTSVFLLCFDVGCPESLENVTKKWHPEVKKHCPSAAVVLVGCKSDARLKPRVPCVSPDEALEATEMLGAAAYVETSARCAPRSVRDAWRTAALAALGRLHQKTASSQTLGRNTRVSHEKHKNCVLM; the protein is encoded by the exons ATGACCGCGAAGACAGCGACTGTTTGCCGGTCAAGATCCATGTTGAACAATGTGGGAGTCTTGCTTCTGTCCCTG GAGCAAGTCCTTGCCACCGAGGCGTCGTCTCAAGAATGTGGATTGCACGTTGCCGAAGGA GAGGGACCGACGACAACTGAAGAATGTCCAGTGAAAGTGGTCTTGGTGGGAGACACCCGATGCGGGAAGACTTCTCTCGCAGCGCGATTTATCACGGACGGATTCACAGAG TTGTACACACCAACAGGATTCGAGCGCTATTCCACCTCCTATGACGTTGGGGAACAGCGCATCAACTACTCCGTTTGGGACACGTCAG GTGCATCAGGGTACGACAACGTGCGGCCTCTAGTGTACGTAGACACTAGTGTCTTCCTTCTCTGCTTCGATGTGGGTTGTCCTGAGTCCCTAGAAAATGTCACCAAAAAG TGGCACCCAGAAGTGAAGAAGCATTGCCCTTCGGCTGCCGTTGTCCTGGTGGGATGCAAGAGCGATGCGCGTCTGAAGCCCCGTGTACCTTGCGTCAGTCCAGACGAGGCACTCGAGGCGACAGAAATGTTAGGTGCCGCCGCCTACGTGGAAACGAGTGCCCGATGTGCCCCTCGTAGCGTCAGGGACGCTTGGCGCACTGCCGCTCTAGCAGCTCTTGGAAGGCTACACCAGAAGACAGCTTCGTCTCAAACGCTGGGCAGGAACACAAGAGTCAGCCATGAGAAGCACAAAAATTGTGTCCTCATGTGA